DNA sequence from the Alphaproteobacteria bacterium genome:
TGGCGATACGCGCCGCCGTGCATTGCTTAAAGAACGGGACTTGAATTAATGACCAAATTTGACGTTGACGCGGACATGGTCCGCAAACTCGCCGGACTCCTGAAGGAAACCGGCATGAACGAGATCGAGTATGCCGAAGGAGAACAGCGCATCCGGCTGATGCGTTCTCCCCCGGTTATGCAAGGCGTCGCCGGCGGCCCTGCCATCCAAGTCCCGGCTGGCGAAACCGTATCGTCGCCTCCCGCGCCCACCGCACCATCGGGCCATGCCAACGCCGTCACCTCGCCGATGGTAGGCACGGTCTATCTCTCTCCCGATCCCGGCGGCCCGCCTTTCGTGAAAGTCGGCGACCGGGTCAAGCCGGGCGACACGCTGCTGATCGTCGAGGCGATGAAAGTCATGAATCCGATCAAGGCCACGATCACGGGCATAGTCAAAGAAATTTTCGTGGGCGACGCCATGCCGGTGGAATTCGGCGAAGCCTTAATGATTATTGCTTAGGAACAACGAGTGTTCGAAAAAATCCTGATCGCCAATCGCGGAGAAGTCGCGCTGCGCATCGTGCGCGCCTGCCGCGAGATGGGAATCCGCACCGTGGCCGTGCATTCCACCGCCGACGAAAGCGCGATGCATGTCCGCTTCGCCGACGAAAGCGTCTGCATCGGCCCGCCCAGCGCCAAGGAAAGCTATCTCAACATTCCGGCGATCCTCACCGCCGCCTCCATTACCGGCGCGGACGCCGTTCATCCCGGCATCGGCTTCATGTCGGAGAACGCGCAATTCGCCGAAATGGTCGAAGAGCATGGCTTCGCCTTCATCGGCCCGACTCCCGAACATATTCGCATGATGGGCGACAAGGTGACGGCGAAGAAGACCGTCATGGAACTCGGCCTGCCCACGGTGCCGGGATCGGCGGGCTCTCTGTCCAGCCTGGAAGACGCCAGCGCGACGGCACGGAAGATCGGCTATCCGGTTCTGATCAAGGCGGCGGCCGGCGGTGGCGGCAAGGGCATGAAGGTTGCCTTCAACGACATGGAGTTGAAGGAATCCTATCAATTGGCGCGGAGCGAAGCGCGCGCCGCCTTCGGCAACGACGAAGTCTATATGGAAAAATACCTGGTGCATCCGCGCCATATCGAGGTGCAATTGCTGGGCGACACGCACGGCAATGCCGTGCATTTCTACGAACGCGATTGCTCGATCCAGCGCAAGCACCAGAAAGTCGTCGAGGAAGCCCCCTCGCCCGGACTCAACGCCGATCAGCGCCAATATATCGGCGAACTGGCCGCGAGCGTCGTCGCCAGGCTAGGCTATCGCGGCGTCGGCACGATGGAATTCCTGTTCGAGAACGGTAAATTCTATTTCATCGAAATGAATACGCGGCTGCAGATCGAGCATACCATCACCGAAATGGTGACCGGCGTCGACCTCGTGCGCGAGCAGATCCGCGTCGCCGCCGGCATGCCGATCAGCGTCAAGCAAAGCGACATCAAGATCAACGGCCACTCCATCGAATGCCGGATCAACGCCGAGAACCCGAAGACCTTCCTCCCCTCGCCCGGCAAGATCGCGGGCTATCACGCGCCCGGAGGACTAGGCGTTCGCGTCGACAGCGCCATTTACGACGGCTATAAAATCCCGCCTTATTACGACAGCATGATCGCCAAGCTGATCGTGCATGGCTCGACGCGCAACGAATGCCTGCTGCGCCTCAAGCGCTGCCTCGAGGAGTTCGTCATCGGCGGAATCGAAACCACGCTTCCGCTGCATCAAAGCATCATCGCCCAGGCGGATTTCATCAATGGCGATTACGACATTCATTGGCTGGAGAAGTTTCTGGCGAAGCAGTAAAGTATGACTGCCATCACCCCGGAAATTCTTCTCCGCGCCTATCGGGCCGGGATTTTTCCGATGGCGGAGGATGCGTCGGCCACGGAACTCTTCTGGTACGATCCGCCTGAACGCGCCGTCCTGCCGCTCGATCGATTCCATGTGCCGGGCCGCCTGGCGCGAACGATCCGCAAGCGCCCGTACCGCATAACCGCCGACCGCGATTTCTCCGCCGTGATCGCCGCCTGCGCCGCCCCGAACGCGGCGATGAAACGCGGGCGAACCTGGATCAATGAGGAGATCGCCGGACTTTATACCGCGCTTCACCGGCAAGGCCATGCCCACAGCCTCGAAGCCTGGCGGGACGGACGGCTGGCAGGCGGCATCTATGGCGTCAGCATCGGCGGCGCGTTCTTCGGCGAAAGCATGTTCAGCACTGCGACCGACGCCAGCAAAATCTGCCTCGTCTATCTGGCCGCGCTGCTGCGGCGGCAGGGCTATGCGTTATTCGACGCTCAATTCATGACGCCGCATCTGCGCCAATTCGGCGCGACGGAAATCAGCCGCGCCGACTATCATGAGCGGCTGCGGAATGCTTTATCGCTTCAGTGTGAGTTTTTGGGCGAGTTTTCCGGAGATTTTTCGGGCGGCATATCC
Encoded proteins:
- the aat gene encoding leucyl/phenylalanyl-tRNA--protein transferase, whose amino-acid sequence is MTAITPEILLRAYRAGIFPMAEDASATELFWYDPPERAVLPLDRFHVPGRLARTIRKRPYRITADRDFSAVIAACAAPNAAMKRGRTWINEEIAGLYTALHRQGHAHSLEAWRDGRLAGGIYGVSIGGAFFGESMFSTATDASKICLVYLAALLRRQGYALFDAQFMTPHLRQFGATEISRADYHERLRNALSLQCEFLGEFSGDFSGGISGTGTDGAGGVLDEAAMAFLHDMTQTS
- the accC gene encoding acetyl-CoA carboxylase biotin carboxylase subunit produces the protein MFEKILIANRGEVALRIVRACREMGIRTVAVHSTADESAMHVRFADESVCIGPPSAKESYLNIPAILTAASITGADAVHPGIGFMSENAQFAEMVEEHGFAFIGPTPEHIRMMGDKVTAKKTVMELGLPTVPGSAGSLSSLEDASATARKIGYPVLIKAAAGGGGKGMKVAFNDMELKESYQLARSEARAAFGNDEVYMEKYLVHPRHIEVQLLGDTHGNAVHFYERDCSIQRKHQKVVEEAPSPGLNADQRQYIGELAASVVARLGYRGVGTMEFLFENGKFYFIEMNTRLQIEHTITEMVTGVDLVREQIRVAAGMPISVKQSDIKINGHSIECRINAENPKTFLPSPGKIAGYHAPGGLGVRVDSAIYDGYKIPPYYDSMIAKLIVHGSTRNECLLRLKRCLEEFVIGGIETTLPLHQSIIAQADFINGDYDIHWLEKFLAKQ
- the accB gene encoding acetyl-CoA carboxylase biotin carboxyl carrier protein: MTKFDVDADMVRKLAGLLKETGMNEIEYAEGEQRIRLMRSPPVMQGVAGGPAIQVPAGETVSSPPAPTAPSGHANAVTSPMVGTVYLSPDPGGPPFVKVGDRVKPGDTLLIVEAMKVMNPIKATITGIVKEIFVGDAMPVEFGEALMIIA